The Chryseolinea soli genome contains a region encoding:
- the gcvP gene encoding aminomethyl-transferring glycine dehydrogenase has translation MKIDSLYTEKFESRHIGPDTRQVEEMLKVIKAPSIDALIDQTIPAGIRLKKPLSLAPAKSEYQFLQEFKAIASKNKVYKSYIGMGYYNTITPGVILRNILENPGWYTAYTPYQAEIAQGRLEALINYQTMIIDLTGMQIANASLLDEGTAAAEAMHLMLASRKASRKNANRFFVDQHTFPQTIDVLRTRATPIGVELVVGDVNTLDISDPSLFAVYIQNPADNGAVKDYTAFIQSAHEKEIFVVVGSDLMSLLLMKSPGEMGADVVVGSSQRFGVPMGFGGPHAAFFATKDEFKRQMPGRIIGASIDASGNPGYRMALQTREQHIRREKATSNICTAQVLLSVMAGMYAVYHGPDGLRKIASRIHGLTKSLDTGLKALGVKQENEHFFDTLKVAVADAKAVKQEAEKRGVNFRYFADNHVGISFDETSVAADVHTILEIFASAQSKKTSVVSVNGQEMSWPTSLVRKSAYLTHPVFNMHHSEHEMLRYIKRLENKDLSMVHSMISLGSCTMKLNATAEMIPVTWPELGNIHPFAPADQTLGYQEMIGSLEDSLKEITGFTGVSLQPNSGAQGEYAGLMVIRAYHVDRGEGHRNISLIPASAHGTNPASAVMAGMEVVVVKSDEEGKIDVADLKAKAAQYKDKLSCLMVTYPSTHGVFEEAITEICETIHQHGGLVYMDGANMNAQVGLTSPANIGADVCHLNLHKTFCIPHGGGGPGMGPICCNDKLKPYLPGHAVVKTGGEKAIHAVSAAPWGSASILTISYAYIAMMGAEGLTNATKYAILNANYIKARLESEYKILYTGTNGRCAHEMIVDCRDFKKAGIEVEDIAKRLMDYGFHAPTVSFPVAGTLMIEPTESEPKEELDRFVDALIQIRKEIREVEEGKADKDNNVLKHAPHTAAVITADEWTRPYSRQKAAYPLPYVKDAKFWPSVSRVDNAYGDRNLVCSCLPMEEYEKKEETVGA, from the coding sequence ATGAAAATAGACTCACTGTATACAGAAAAATTTGAAAGCCGGCACATTGGGCCCGACACGCGCCAGGTGGAAGAGATGTTAAAGGTGATCAAGGCACCTTCCATCGACGCCCTGATCGACCAAACCATTCCCGCAGGCATCCGATTGAAAAAACCGTTGTCGCTGGCGCCGGCCAAGTCTGAATACCAGTTTTTGCAGGAGTTCAAAGCCATAGCTTCCAAAAACAAAGTCTATAAATCCTATATCGGCATGGGGTATTACAATACCATCACGCCGGGCGTTATCCTGCGCAACATCCTTGAAAATCCGGGATGGTATACCGCCTACACGCCCTACCAGGCAGAGATTGCCCAAGGCCGGTTGGAGGCGCTGATCAACTATCAAACCATGATCATCGACCTGACGGGCATGCAGATCGCCAATGCCTCGCTGCTCGACGAAGGCACCGCCGCAGCCGAAGCCATGCACCTCATGCTGGCATCGCGCAAAGCATCGCGTAAAAATGCGAACCGCTTCTTTGTTGACCAGCACACCTTCCCCCAAACCATCGATGTGTTGAGAACTCGCGCTACGCCCATCGGCGTGGAGTTGGTTGTGGGTGATGTGAATACGCTGGACATCTCCGACCCTTCCCTGTTTGCTGTCTATATTCAAAACCCGGCCGACAACGGCGCGGTGAAAGATTACACCGCCTTCATTCAATCGGCTCACGAAAAAGAGATCTTTGTCGTGGTCGGTTCCGATCTCATGAGCTTGCTGCTGATGAAATCGCCCGGCGAAATGGGTGCCGATGTCGTGGTGGGTTCCAGCCAACGGTTTGGCGTACCCATGGGATTTGGTGGTCCGCACGCCGCCTTCTTTGCTACCAAAGACGAATTCAAACGGCAGATGCCCGGTCGCATCATCGGCGCTTCCATCGACGCTTCGGGGAATCCCGGCTACCGCATGGCACTGCAAACCCGCGAGCAACACATTCGCCGCGAAAAGGCAACGTCCAATATTTGTACCGCACAAGTGCTCTTGTCGGTCATGGCCGGTATGTATGCCGTGTATCACGGACCCGACGGCTTGCGCAAGATCGCTTCCCGCATTCATGGTCTGACCAAATCCCTTGACACCGGCTTGAAAGCGCTGGGCGTCAAACAGGAAAATGAACATTTCTTCGATACGTTAAAGGTCGCCGTAGCCGATGCCAAAGCTGTGAAGCAGGAAGCCGAGAAGCGCGGTGTCAACTTCCGCTACTTCGCCGACAACCACGTGGGCATTTCCTTTGACGAAACCTCGGTGGCCGCCGATGTCCATACCATTTTGGAGATCTTCGCCTCAGCCCAATCCAAGAAGACCTCGGTCGTCTCGGTGAATGGCCAGGAGATGAGCTGGCCCACATCGTTGGTGCGGAAGTCGGCTTATCTTACCCACCCGGTGTTTAACATGCACCACTCCGAACACGAAATGCTGCGCTACATCAAGCGCCTTGAAAATAAAGATCTCTCTATGGTGCACTCCATGATCTCTTTGGGATCGTGCACCATGAAGCTGAACGCTACGGCGGAGATGATCCCCGTAACCTGGCCTGAACTGGGCAACATCCATCCCTTCGCACCGGCCGACCAAACCCTGGGCTACCAGGAAATGATCGGCAGCCTCGAAGATTCATTGAAAGAGATCACGGGCTTCACGGGTGTTTCGCTCCAACCCAACAGCGGCGCGCAAGGCGAATATGCTGGGTTGATGGTGATCCGCGCCTATCACGTAGACCGCGGCGAAGGACATCGCAACATTTCACTGATCCCTGCATCCGCGCACGGCACCAACCCTGCCAGCGCCGTGATGGCGGGTATGGAGGTCGTTGTGGTGAAGTCGGACGAAGAAGGAAAAATTGATGTCGCCGATCTGAAAGCAAAGGCTGCTCAATATAAAGACAAGCTGTCGTGTCTCATGGTAACCTATCCGTCGACACACGGTGTGTTTGAAGAGGCCATTACGGAGATCTGTGAAACCATTCACCAACATGGCGGACTGGTCTACATGGACGGTGCCAACATGAATGCGCAAGTTGGTCTCACCTCGCCGGCCAATATCGGCGCCGACGTTTGTCACTTGAACCTGCACAAAACATTCTGTATCCCGCACGGTGGCGGTGGTCCTGGCATGGGTCCCATCTGTTGCAACGACAAGCTGAAACCTTATCTGCCCGGCCACGCCGTGGTGAAGACCGGAGGCGAAAAAGCAATTCACGCAGTTTCCGCCGCACCCTGGGGCAGTGCTAGCATTCTCACGATCTCCTATGCGTACATCGCCATGATGGGTGCAGAAGGACTGACGAACGCTACGAAATACGCCATCCTCAACGCCAACTATATCAAGGCCCGCCTGGAAAGCGAATACAAGATCTTGTATACCGGCACCAACGGCCGTTGCGCGCACGAGATGATCGTTGATTGCCGCGACTTCAAAAAAGCCGGCATCGAAGTAGAGGACATTGCCAAGCGTCTGATGGACTATGGTTTCCACGCTCCCACCGTGTCTTTCCCGGTAGCCGGAACGTTGATGATCGAGCCCACAGAAAGCGAACCGAAAGAAGAGCTGGATCGCTTTGTGGATGCGCTCATCCAAATCCGCAAAGAGATCCGCGAGGTGGAAGAAGGCAAAGCCGACAAAGACAATAACGTGTTGAAGCACGCGCCGCATACCGCAGCCGTTATCACGGCCGACGAGTGGACCCGTCCTTACAGCCGTCAAAAAGCCGCCTACCCGCTGCCGTATGTGAAAGATGCGAAGTTCTGGCCCAGCGTGAGCCGCGTAGACAATGCCTATGGCGATCGCAACCTCGTTTGCAGCTGTCTGCCGATGGAAGAATACGAAAAGAAAGAAGAGACTGTGGGCGCCTAA
- a CDS encoding GAF domain-containing protein, translated as MKKFFTDNWIILIIGVALAASTILAFHNNNIIQQNIAQQKETVLVTQRTQQILSSVMHGLDLGVRGFGLTKDQAMLRPFNEAVTTSPGIFRQLDSLLKKQEYNDAGKLDEVKREVDNYITFSKQMVENARIDSMRTFVAMLSEDRGYGVWKKYDEVSKPLLAFENDLNQKAISNYDAAMRSNLGLQLSIVILALPILVLFVKRVRKEREARHALLLEVEENNRNYVFNSGEKDDSSAQAINDASIRNVRMASEFIKSMTNGNYDVNWEGLNEKNSALNADTLAGNLLQMREQLKKLKQEDDKRNWMNEGLASFSELVRNNQHDNTLLADKCVSYLVKYLNAQQGSLFVLEGEEGDTYLELKACFAFDKKKWMEKRVDIGNGLVGQAFLEGDTIQLKDIPLGYTTITSGLGDATPRHLVIVPLKYDITTVAILEMAAFSDFEEHHILFLKKAGEFLASAILNSQTTFKMKNLLEQAHINEEQMRQREEEMRQNMEELQATQEELVRKEREMQKRMAGEVSSK; from the coding sequence ATGAAAAAATTTTTTACCGACAACTGGATTATCCTCATCATCGGGGTGGCCCTGGCGGCCAGCACAATCCTCGCCTTCCACAACAACAACATCATTCAACAAAACATCGCCCAGCAAAAAGAAACTGTGCTGGTGACCCAGCGTACACAGCAGATCCTCAGCAGTGTCATGCACGGTCTCGACCTTGGTGTGCGCGGTTTTGGCCTGACCAAGGATCAAGCCATGCTGCGTCCGTTTAACGAGGCGGTCACGACCAGTCCGGGTATCTTCCGGCAACTGGATTCACTTTTGAAAAAACAAGAATACAACGACGCCGGTAAACTGGATGAAGTGAAGCGAGAGGTCGACAACTACATCACGTTCAGCAAGCAAATGGTGGAGAACGCCCGCATCGACAGCATGCGCACCTTTGTGGCGATGCTGAGCGAAGACCGGGGATACGGCGTATGGAAAAAATACGACGAAGTTTCCAAGCCCTTGCTCGCCTTTGAAAATGATCTTAATCAAAAAGCCATCTCCAACTACGATGCGGCCATGCGTAGCAACCTGGGGCTGCAGCTCTCCATTGTCATCCTGGCGTTGCCCATACTCGTACTCTTTGTGAAACGTGTCAGGAAAGAACGCGAGGCGCGTCACGCTTTGTTGCTGGAGGTCGAAGAAAACAACCGGAACTATGTTTTCAACTCCGGTGAAAAAGACGACTCATCCGCCCAGGCCATCAACGATGCGTCTATCCGCAACGTGCGCATGGCTTCCGAGTTCATCAAAAGCATGACCAATGGAAACTACGACGTGAACTGGGAGGGTCTAAATGAAAAGAACAGCGCCCTGAACGCGGACACGCTCGCCGGGAATCTCTTACAGATGCGGGAGCAATTGAAAAAATTAAAGCAGGAAGACGACAAGCGCAACTGGATGAACGAAGGCCTCGCCAGCTTTTCCGAACTGGTGCGCAACAACCAGCACGACAACACCCTGCTGGCCGACAAATGTGTGTCTTATTTAGTGAAATACCTCAACGCGCAACAGGGTAGCCTGTTCGTGCTGGAAGGCGAAGAAGGCGACACCTACCTGGAATTGAAAGCCTGTTTTGCTTTCGACAAAAAGAAATGGATGGAGAAAAGAGTCGACATTGGCAACGGTCTTGTCGGTCAAGCCTTCCTCGAAGGCGATACTATTCAGCTGAAAGACATCCCGTTGGGCTACACCACCATCACATCGGGCCTCGGCGACGCCACACCACGCCACCTGGTCATTGTGCCCTTGAAATATGACATCACGACGGTAGCCATTCTGGAGATGGCCGCGTTCAGCGACTTCGAGGAACATCACATCTTGTTTCTGAAAAAAGCCGGCGAGTTCCTGGCCTCGGCCATCCTGAATTCGCAAACCACCTTCAAGATGAAAAACCTGTTGGAGCAGGCCCACATCAACGAAGAACAAATGCGCCAACGCGAAGAGGAGATGCGGCAGAACATGGAAGAGCTGCAGGCCACGCAGGAGGAGCTGGTGAGAAAGGAACGCGAAATGCAGAAGCGGATGGCCGGAGAAGTGTCGTCGAAATGA
- a CDS encoding nuclear transport factor 2 family protein, with protein sequence MRYTLLGFLLLGAFSNRAQFGNPNLQSMVDAERAFIAMAKEQNTRDAFLFFLSDDAVTAGPEGPRTGKETIRTQPVSEGWLHWEVAYCDIAASGDMGYNTGPWEFRAQKTDDKPVAYGEFHSIWKKQADGSWKNILDIGVRHGAPMERQSLTTSQMPLTVSKHSSVSILDLDKKFITAYEKKGDAAYNTFASKEIRFAREGELPIVSKENWGAYLKKSSFKMSDVKVMGGGVAGSNDLGYAYGSGDVGVVVEGKEVVRKGTYLRVWKKEDDKVWRIVLDVVACH encoded by the coding sequence ATGCGCTATACCCTTCTTGGATTTCTCTTGCTTGGAGCGTTTTCGAACCGTGCGCAATTCGGCAATCCCAACCTGCAAAGTATGGTGGATGCAGAGCGGGCCTTTATCGCCATGGCCAAAGAACAAAATACGCGGGATGCTTTCTTATTCTTTCTCAGCGACGACGCCGTGACCGCCGGACCTGAGGGGCCGCGCACCGGAAAAGAAACCATCCGGACCCAGCCGGTTTCCGAAGGATGGCTGCATTGGGAGGTGGCTTACTGCGACATCGCGGCTTCCGGGGATATGGGGTATAACACCGGGCCTTGGGAATTTCGTGCACAGAAAACCGATGACAAACCGGTGGCGTATGGTGAGTTCCATTCCATATGGAAGAAGCAAGCGGACGGTTCCTGGAAAAATATTCTGGACATTGGCGTGCGGCATGGCGCGCCCATGGAAAGACAAAGCCTGACTACGTCTCAAATGCCCCTGACGGTTAGCAAACATTCATCTGTTTCGATTCTTGATTTGGATAAAAAATTTATAACCGCCTATGAGAAAAAAGGTGATGCAGCCTACAATACGTTTGCATCAAAAGAGATCCGCTTTGCACGTGAAGGGGAGTTGCCGATTGTTTCGAAAGAAAATTGGGGCGCATATTTAAAGAAAAGTTCATTCAAGATGAGCGATGTGAAGGTGATGGGGGGTGGTGTGGCTGGATCGAACGATTTGGGGTATGCGTATGGTAGCGGTGACGTTGGGGTGGTGGTGGAAGGTAAGGAGGTGGTTAGGAAAGGGACTTATTTGCGGGTTTGGAAGAAGGAGGATGATAAGGTATGGAGGATTGTGTTGGATGTGGTGGCGTGTCATTGA
- a CDS encoding M20/M25/M40 family metallo-hydrolase: MKRNLLFVFTLITLMAQGQTQDESAIKQIFDKALVDGKSYAWLHYLTTEVGARLSGSPGAAAGVEWSRHELESVSDSVWLQPVMVPHWVRGQKEIGRILNTKKSGPIEVNVCALGSSVGTGPAGVSGTVVEVKSFDELKQLGERYLKGKIVFFNRPMDVKSVDAFAAYGGAVEQRGYGPSEAAKYGAIGVIVRSMGLNPEDYPHTGGLRYAPNIPKLPAIAISTNHADRLSKLLKEEKDVQFYFETHCETLPDAPSFNVIGEIKGSEYPEEIIVVGGHLDSWDLAQGAHDDGAGCVQAMEVLRLFKILGIKPKRTIRAVMFMNEENGLRGGIEYAKQAGLKKEKHIAAIESDRGGFTPRGFTMTATDPVKAKIRSWKPLLEPYGLTDFSQEGGGADISPLQPMGVPVLEFLPDSQRYFDYHHTQEDTIDKVSRRELELGAASMTALVYLMDKYGLN; the protein is encoded by the coding sequence ATGAAAAGAAACCTGCTATTCGTTTTTACGCTCATTACCCTGATGGCGCAGGGACAAACCCAAGATGAATCCGCCATCAAACAAATTTTCGACAAGGCTTTGGTAGACGGCAAGAGTTATGCCTGGCTACACTATCTCACCACGGAAGTAGGCGCACGCCTGAGCGGCTCGCCGGGCGCCGCGGCCGGAGTGGAATGGAGCCGTCATGAACTGGAAAGTGTGTCCGACTCTGTGTGGCTCCAGCCCGTGATGGTGCCCCATTGGGTCCGTGGCCAAAAAGAGATCGGCCGGATCCTGAACACCAAAAAATCGGGTCCTATCGAAGTAAACGTGTGTGCTTTAGGCAGTTCGGTAGGCACCGGACCTGCCGGCGTTTCCGGAACGGTGGTAGAGGTGAAAAGCTTTGATGAACTGAAACAACTGGGTGAGCGATACCTGAAAGGAAAGATCGTATTCTTCAACCGCCCCATGGACGTGAAGTCGGTCGATGCCTTTGCAGCGTATGGCGGTGCCGTTGAGCAGCGTGGCTATGGACCATCGGAAGCTGCAAAATATGGAGCAATCGGCGTCATTGTGCGGTCGATGGGCTTGAACCCGGAAGACTATCCGCACACCGGCGGCCTGCGCTATGCGCCAAACATCCCGAAGCTTCCGGCCATTGCCATCAGCACCAACCACGCCGATCGCCTCAGCAAGTTGCTAAAGGAAGAGAAGGATGTACAATTTTATTTCGAGACGCATTGCGAAACCCTTCCGGATGCGCCTTCTTTTAATGTGATCGGCGAGATCAAAGGTTCCGAATACCCTGAAGAGATCATCGTAGTAGGCGGCCACCTGGATTCCTGGGATCTTGCCCAAGGCGCTCACGACGATGGCGCAGGCTGTGTGCAAGCCATGGAAGTGCTCCGCCTCTTCAAAATTCTCGGCATCAAACCCAAACGCACCATCCGCGCCGTGATGTTCATGAACGAAGAGAACGGTTTGCGCGGCGGCATAGAATATGCTAAGCAAGCAGGCCTCAAAAAAGAAAAACACATTGCCGCCATCGAGTCAGACCGCGGAGGCTTCACGCCCCGGGGTTTCACCATGACAGCAACAGACCCCGTAAAAGCCAAGATCCGAAGCTGGAAACCCCTGCTCGAACCCTACGGCCTCACCGACTTCTCACAGGAAGGAGGCGGCGCCGACATCAGCCCGCTTCAACCTATGGGCGTCCCCGTCCTCGAATTCCTCCCCGACTCCCAACGCTACTTCGACTACCACCACACCCAGGAAGACACCATCGACAAAGTGAGCCGCCGTGAACTCGAACTAGGTGCCGCCTCCATGACCGCATTAGTATACCTGATGGATAAATACGGATTGAATTAA
- a CDS encoding DUF3299 domain-containing protein, giving the protein MKFLVLLFMTVTGVAIAQDNFWNTLAEVGYQTKKDANGFDVEVPLFSKHLKTFQGKKIRIKGYIIPLAEVGSQSKFMLSALPFSLCYFCGAAGPETVVEVESAEKIKFSTKPIVMEGTLMLNDKDPDHHMYILKTAQVIN; this is encoded by the coding sequence ATGAAATTCCTTGTTCTTCTTTTTATGACCGTCACCGGTGTGGCCATCGCCCAGGACAATTTCTGGAACACGCTGGCCGAGGTTGGCTATCAGACCAAAAAGGATGCGAACGGCTTCGACGTGGAGGTGCCGCTTTTCAGCAAGCATTTGAAGACCTTCCAGGGAAAGAAAATCCGGATAAAAGGCTACATCATTCCGTTGGCTGAAGTGGGCAGCCAATCCAAGTTCATGCTGTCGGCATTGCCGTTCAGTCTCTGTTATTTTTGTGGCGCCGCAGGTCCGGAAACAGTGGTGGAAGTGGAGTCGGCAGAAAAAATAAAATTCTCTACTAAACCCATCGTCATGGAAGGCACGTTGATGCTAAACGACAAGGACCCCGACCATCACATGTATATTCTGAAGACCGCACAAGTCATCAACTGA
- the sdaAA gene encoding L-serine ammonia-lyase, iron-sulfur-dependent, subunit alpha: MAFLFDSFEGWKTYSDTQKMSLVDVVLEYEATQKSHTPDDTKKGLLRAWEVMKDAVHTGLEEDMTSRSGMINNGAKKVYRYPKAVLSKEFQQLIARALAAKEVNSCMGRVVAAPTAGASGIMPGVLYTLQEIHQIPDEKIIEAMLIAAGIALIMEQKASIAGAVGGCQAETGTAAAMGAGAIVYCLDGNTDQIFTGVAITVQCMLGLVCDPVAGLVEIPCVVRNASAAAIANSSAQIALADVSSVIPVDEVIEAMGEIGASMETRYKETALGGLAATKTGQAIARKVLIRDIEILPDEQIPS; this comes from the coding sequence ATGGCATTTCTTTTTGATTCTTTTGAAGGCTGGAAAACCTATAGCGACACCCAAAAAATGTCGCTGGTAGACGTGGTCCTGGAGTATGAGGCCACCCAAAAAAGCCACACGCCCGACGACACAAAGAAAGGCTTGTTAAGGGCGTGGGAAGTCATGAAAGATGCTGTGCATACCGGCCTGGAGGAAGATATGACCTCGCGGTCGGGCATGATCAATAACGGCGCAAAGAAAGTATACCGCTATCCCAAAGCTGTGTTGTCCAAGGAATTTCAACAGCTTATCGCGCGGGCGCTGGCGGCAAAAGAAGTAAACTCGTGCATGGGGCGTGTCGTGGCGGCTCCCACGGCCGGCGCCAGCGGCATCATGCCGGGTGTGCTCTACACCTTGCAGGAGATCCATCAAATTCCCGATGAGAAAATTATTGAGGCCATGCTCATCGCGGCAGGCATCGCCCTGATCATGGAACAAAAAGCTTCCATTGCCGGAGCTGTCGGAGGATGTCAGGCCGAAACGGGCACCGCCGCCGCTATGGGTGCGGGTGCCATTGTGTATTGTCTCGATGGAAATACCGACCAGATCTTTACCGGCGTAGCCATCACGGTGCAGTGCATGTTAGGATTGGTGTGCGACCCGGTGGCGGGACTTGTCGAGATCCCGTGCGTGGTGCGCAACGCCAGCGCTGCTGCTATCGCCAACAGTTCGGCACAGATCGCACTGGCCGATGTGAGCAGTGTTATCCCGGTGGATGAAGTGATCGAAGCAATGGGTGAAATTGGTGCCAGCATGGAAACGCGCTACAAAGAAACAGCCCTGGGCGGACTGGCCGCCACAAAGACCGGACAAGCTATCGCACGAAAAGTGTTGATACGAGACATCGAAATCCTTCCCGACGAACAGATTCCATCATGA
- the upp gene encoding uracil phosphoribosyltransferase: MLFNLSEHNSIANHFVAELRDRQVQKDRLRFRKNAHRLGQIMAYEISRHMHYRNTPIETPLGTSVVNLMPEPPVIIAIMRAGLPYFQGFLDFFDQSDAGFIGAYRQEGHTEIVINLEYLATPSLAQREVILVDPMLATGKSIVQSVNALAKNGKPSHLYVASLVSVPEGIQFVNENVDIPHSLWTCAVDDNLNDRFYIVPGLGDAGDLSFGEKL; encoded by the coding sequence ATGCTTTTTAATTTAAGTGAACACAATTCCATCGCCAATCATTTCGTGGCCGAGCTGCGTGACCGGCAGGTTCAGAAAGACCGGCTCCGCTTTCGCAAGAATGCCCACCGGCTGGGTCAGATCATGGCCTATGAGATCTCGCGCCACATGCATTATCGCAACACACCCATAGAAACGCCGTTGGGCACCTCGGTCGTGAACCTGATGCCCGAGCCCCCGGTGATAATTGCCATCATGCGGGCGGGCCTGCCTTACTTTCAGGGCTTTCTCGATTTCTTTGATCAGTCCGACGCTGGCTTCATTGGCGCCTACCGCCAGGAAGGGCACACGGAAATTGTGATCAACCTGGAATACCTGGCCACCCCATCGCTGGCGCAACGCGAGGTGATCCTGGTGGATCCCATGCTGGCCACGGGAAAATCGATCGTGCAATCGGTAAATGCTTTGGCGAAGAACGGAAAACCTTCCCATCTTTACGTAGCCTCGCTGGTGAGTGTGCCGGAAGGAATACAGTTTGTTAACGAAAATGTTGACATCCCCCATTCCCTCTGGACATGCGCCGTCGACGACAACCTGAACGACCGGTTCTATATCGTGCCGGGTTTGGGCGATGCCGGCGACTTGAGCTTTGGCGAGAAACTATGA
- a CDS encoding M20/M25/M40 family metallo-hydrolase — MKLLKQLCEIHAPSGNEVGMTKFLLSYIAKEKKKWKVKPEVFSGDEFQDCILLKFGEPRTAIFAHIDSIGFTVRYFNQLLPIGSPDAEMGTRLVGEDSHGPIECELEFDKDNHAFYKFGRQIDRGTDLTYKINFRETKEFIQSPYLDNRLGVYNALKVAETLKDGVIVFSCWEEHGGGSVPYLAKFMYENWNVSQALVSDITWVSDGVEHGKGVAISMRDRNLPRRSFVDRIIAIAKKRKIDHQLEVEGMGSSDGRELQTSPYPIDWCFVGAPEKDAHSPHEKVHKHDIDTMIKLYTVLMKDL, encoded by the coding sequence ATGAAGCTCCTGAAACAACTTTGCGAAATACATGCACCTTCCGGAAATGAAGTCGGCATGACGAAGTTTTTATTGTCTTATATCGCAAAAGAAAAAAAGAAGTGGAAGGTGAAGCCCGAAGTCTTCTCGGGCGATGAATTTCAGGATTGCATCCTGCTCAAGTTCGGCGAACCCCGCACAGCCATCTTCGCACACATCGACAGCATCGGCTTCACCGTGCGCTATTTCAACCAACTCCTGCCCATTGGCAGTCCGGATGCAGAGATGGGCACGCGGTTAGTGGGAGAAGATTCGCATGGCCCCATCGAATGTGAACTGGAATTTGACAAAGACAATCATGCCTTTTATAAATTCGGAAGACAGATCGACCGGGGCACGGACCTCACCTACAAAATCAATTTCCGTGAGACAAAGGAGTTTATTCAATCGCCCTATCTCGACAACCGGCTTGGTGTGTACAACGCATTAAAGGTTGCCGAGACATTAAAGGATGGTGTGATCGTCTTCAGTTGTTGGGAAGAACACGGTGGCGGCTCGGTGCCTTACCTGGCAAAATTCATGTACGAGAACTGGAATGTGAGCCAGGCCCTGGTGAGCGACATCACCTGGGTATCCGATGGTGTGGAACACGGCAAGGGCGTGGCCATCTCGATGCGCGACCGCAACCTCCCCCGCCGCAGTTTTGTGGACCGCATCATCGCCATCGCCAAAAAAAGAAAAATAGATCACCAACTGGAGGTAGAAGGCATGGGCTCCAGCGATGGACGCGAACTTCAAACCTCACCGTACCCCATCGATTGGTGTTTTGTAGGCGCACCCGAGAAAGACGCCCACTCGCCTCATGAAAAAGTGCACAAACACGACATCGATACCATGATCAAATTGTATACGGTATTAATGAAAGATTTGTAA
- a CDS encoding DUF1287 domain-containing protein, protein MMLRISLLVFVLLGADESFQLKLSRAAIAITRDAVEYDPTYFSIPYPNGDVPANKGVCTDVVIRAYRKLGIDLQKEVHLDMKDNFKLYPQRWGLKHTDTNIDHRRVPNLMTFFKRHGEELKKSKDPKDYEAGDIVTWDLGGGLGHIGIVTTQRSGDRLRPLMAHNIGRGQELSDCLFDYVITGHYRYRPGEVAH, encoded by the coding sequence ATGATGTTGCGCATAAGTCTATTGGTATTTGTTCTCCTCGGGGCCGACGAATCTTTCCAACTGAAACTGTCACGCGCCGCCATTGCGATCACACGCGATGCGGTCGAATACGACCCCACCTATTTCAGCATACCTTATCCCAACGGTGATGTGCCGGCCAACAAGGGTGTCTGCACCGACGTGGTGATCCGTGCCTATCGCAAGCTGGGCATCGATCTGCAAAAAGAAGTTCACCTCGACATGAAGGACAACTTCAAACTTTACCCCCAACGCTGGGGGCTGAAACACACCGACACCAACATCGACCACCGCCGGGTGCCAAACCTCATGACATTTTTTAAGCGTCACGGTGAGGAACTAAAAAAATCCAAAGACCCAAAAGACTATGAAGCGGGTGACATCGTGACCTGGGATCTCGGCGGAGGACTGGGCCACATCGGCATCGTCACCACGCAGCGCTCCGGGGATCGTTTGCGTCCCCTCATGGCACACAACATTGGGAGAGGACAAGAGCTGTCGGATTGTCTTTTCGATTACGTCATCACTGGCCACTATCGCTACCGGCCCGGAGAAGTTGCTCACTAA
- the hpt gene encoding hypoxanthine phosphoribosyltransferase, whose translation MQIKDLEFKPFISKAKIQYQVKALAETINADYAGKTPVFLPILNGSFIFASDLIKQIEVPCKVSFVKISSYVGTASSGQMKTLIGLEESLFNQDIIIVEDIVDTGLTLQKIVEELKSLGTKSVEVVALLRKQPAREKMIDVKYVGFEIENEFVLGYGLDYDGLGRNLKDVYKAG comes from the coding sequence ATGCAGATCAAGGATTTAGAGTTCAAGCCGTTCATCAGCAAAGCAAAAATTCAGTACCAGGTGAAAGCCCTGGCGGAGACCATCAATGCGGACTATGCAGGGAAAACACCCGTATTCCTGCCCATTCTCAACGGTTCGTTCATCTTTGCATCAGACCTCATTAAACAAATCGAAGTGCCCTGCAAGGTTTCTTTTGTGAAGATCTCTTCCTACGTAGGCACCGCCAGCTCGGGGCAGATGAAGACCCTGATCGGCCTGGAAGAAAGTTTATTTAACCAGGATATTATTATTGTAGAAGATATTGTAGACACCGGCCTCACGTTGCAAAAGATCGTAGAGGAATTGAAAAGCCTGGGCACAAAATCCGTGGAAGTGGTGGCCCTCCTGCGCAAGCAACCGGCCCGTGAAAAAATGATTGACGTGAAATACGTTGGCTTCGAGATCGAGAACGAGTTCGTGCTGGGCTATGGGCTCGACTACGACGGACTCGGCCGCAACCTCAAGGACGTATACAAGGCCGGTTAA